One part of the Xylocopa sonorina isolate GNS202 chromosome 10, iyXylSono1_principal, whole genome shotgun sequence genome encodes these proteins:
- the LOC143428066 gene encoding prestin isoform X1 yields the protein MEKHDAMLQVHLERPIYEQKTLNEDYHYERPKVFVFQDALNSLKHKQWKSCVTSVIPSIHWLREYDWKGSILSDIISGLTVAIMHIPQGMAYALLGNVPPVVGIYMAFFPVLVYFFFGTSRHVSMGTFAVVCLMTGKTVTTYSISNNDISNPNATIALSSLPEVYTYTPMQVATAVTLVVGIYQIIMYIFHLGIISTLLSEPLVNSFTTGAAVYVLISQFKDLLGLKIPKQKGYFKLIFTLIDIFKEIQNTNLAAVLTSSITITALVFNNEILKSWASKKCSIPIPIELIAVVSGTLISKYFCLPSKYGIQDVGSIPIGLPTPTPPTLDLLHLVAIDSIAITMVSYTITISMALIFAQKLNYKINSNQELLAMGLSNIVGSFFSCMPVSASLSRSLIQQTVGGRTQIASLVSCAILLTILLWIGPFFEPLPRCVLASIIVVALKGMFQQANQFIKFFKLSKSDTLIWISTFLMVVIVNIDIGLLAGIIISLAIILWQSLRPYTCLLGQLPNTDLYLDISRCKMAIETPGIKIFHYCGALNFANISHFKSELYHLIGINPQKIIDQKTKLRESGIYMNADDSEDKQQLQCVIMDMSALSYIDSSGVIALNSVKREFQQIDVHFYLVSCTSPVFETIKKCDMYLHGTLTFKIFTTIQDAKTYLEKKLYL from the exons ATGGAGAAGCATGATGCAATGTTACAAGTACACTTAGAAAGACCGATATACGAACAAAAAACTTTGAATGAAGATTATCATTATGAAAGACCAAAAGTATTTG tctttcaagatgcattaaatAGTTTAAAACATAAACAGTGGAAATCATGTGTTACATCCGTAATTCCATCTATACATTGGTTAAGAGAATACGATTGGAAAGGAAGTATATTGTCCGATATAATTTCTGGTTTAACCGTAGCAATTATGCATATCCCTCAAGGCATGGCTTATGCACTTTTGGGAAATGTACCACCAGTAGTTGGAATATACATGGCTTTTTTTCCTGTCTTAGTGTATTTTTTCTTTGGCACATCCAGGCATGTGTCCATGG GGACTTTTGCTGTGGTTTGCTTGATGACTGGGAAAACAGTGACAACATATTCAATATCAAACAATGATATTTCAAATCCAAATGCTACCATTGCATTGTCCAGTTTACCTGAAGTGTATACATATACACCTATGCAAGTAGCAACAGCAGTTACACTTGTAGTTGGAATATATCAG ATAATAATGTATATATTCCATTTGGGTATCATAAGTACATTGCTTAGTGAACCTTTAGTCAATAGTTTTACTACTGGTGCGGCAGTTTATGTTTTAATATCACAATTTAAAGATCTGTTGGGTTTGAAAATACCAAAACAGAAAGGATATTTCAAGCTCATTTTT ACATTAATAGACATCTTTAAAGaaatacaaaatacaaatttagCAGCAGTACTTACATCGTCAATAACAATTACTGCTCTCGTATTTAACAATGAAATTTTAAAg TCATGGGCAAGCAAAAAATGCAGTATTCCAATTCCAATTGAATTGATTGCAGTTGTGAGTGGAACTTTAATATCAAAATACTTCTGCTTACCCTCTAAGTATGGCATTCAAGATGTTGGTAGTATTCCTATAGG ATTACCAACACCAACACCTCCAACACTTGATCTGTTACACCTTGTAGCAATAGATAGTATTGCCATAACTATGGTCTCTTACACTATTACCATATCAATGGCTTTAATATTTGCACAAAAGCTTAATTATAAGATTAACTCAAATCAAGAACTCCTGGCTATG GGCTTGAGTAATATAGTAGGGTCCTTTTTTTCATGTATGCCCGTATCAGCGTCTTTAAGTAGATCCTTAATTCAGCAAACTGTTGGTGGTCGAACACAAATAGCTAGTCTCGTATCATGTGCAATATTATTAACAATACTTTTATGGATTGGTCCATTCTTTGAACCTTTACCAAGATGTGTTCTCGCATCGATTATTGTT GTAGCTTTGAAAGGAATGTTTCAACAAGCTAATCAGTTTATAAAATTTTTCAAATTGAGTAAATCTGATACGTTAATTTGGATTTCAACATTTTTGATGGTGGTAATAGTGAATATTGATATTGGTTTACTAGCTGGAATAATAATATCATTAGCAATTATTTTGTGGCAAAGTCTTAGACCTTATACCTGCCTATTAGGACAGCTACCAAATACTGATTTATATTTGGATATAAGTAGATGCAAAATG GCAATAGAAACTCCTGGAATAAAAATTTTTCATTATTGTGGAGCTTTAAACTTTGCAAACATTAGTCACTTCAAATCTGAGTTATACCATTTAATTGGAATAAATCCACAAAAAATTATAGACCAGAAAACCAAGTTAAGGGAAAGCGGGATTTACATGAACGCAGATGATTCAGAAGACAAGCAACAATTACAGTGTGTAATAATGGATATGAGTGCGTTAAGTTATATTGACTCTAGCGGTGTAATTGCTTTAAACTCAGTGAAAAGAGAATTTCAACAAATCGATGTACACTTCTATCTCGTAAGTTGTACAAGTCCTGTTTTTGAAACTATTAAAAAATGTGACATGTATTTACATGGAACACTCACATTTAAGATCTTTACAACTATACAGGATGCTAAAACGTATTTAGAAAAGAAACTTTATTTGTAA
- the LOC143428066 gene encoding prestin isoform X2: MTGKTVTTYSISNNDISNPNATIALSSLPEVYTYTPMQVATAVTLVVGIYQIIMYIFHLGIISTLLSEPLVNSFTTGAAVYVLISQFKDLLGLKIPKQKGYFKLIFTLIDIFKEIQNTNLAAVLTSSITITALVFNNEILKSWASKKCSIPIPIELIAVVSGTLISKYFCLPSKYGIQDVGSIPIGLPTPTPPTLDLLHLVAIDSIAITMVSYTITISMALIFAQKLNYKINSNQELLAMGLSNIVGSFFSCMPVSASLSRSLIQQTVGGRTQIASLVSCAILLTILLWIGPFFEPLPRCVLASIIVVALKGMFQQANQFIKFFKLSKSDTLIWISTFLMVVIVNIDIGLLAGIIISLAIILWQSLRPYTCLLGQLPNTDLYLDISRCKMAIETPGIKIFHYCGALNFANISHFKSELYHLIGINPQKIIDQKTKLRESGIYMNADDSEDKQQLQCVIMDMSALSYIDSSGVIALNSVKREFQQIDVHFYLVSCTSPVFETIKKCDMYLHGTLTFKIFTTIQDAKTYLEKKLYL, from the exons ATGACTGGGAAAACAGTGACAACATATTCAATATCAAACAATGATATTTCAAATCCAAATGCTACCATTGCATTGTCCAGTTTACCTGAAGTGTATACATATACACCTATGCAAGTAGCAACAGCAGTTACACTTGTAGTTGGAATATATCAG ATAATAATGTATATATTCCATTTGGGTATCATAAGTACATTGCTTAGTGAACCTTTAGTCAATAGTTTTACTACTGGTGCGGCAGTTTATGTTTTAATATCACAATTTAAAGATCTGTTGGGTTTGAAAATACCAAAACAGAAAGGATATTTCAAGCTCATTTTT ACATTAATAGACATCTTTAAAGaaatacaaaatacaaatttagCAGCAGTACTTACATCGTCAATAACAATTACTGCTCTCGTATTTAACAATGAAATTTTAAAg TCATGGGCAAGCAAAAAATGCAGTATTCCAATTCCAATTGAATTGATTGCAGTTGTGAGTGGAACTTTAATATCAAAATACTTCTGCTTACCCTCTAAGTATGGCATTCAAGATGTTGGTAGTATTCCTATAGG ATTACCAACACCAACACCTCCAACACTTGATCTGTTACACCTTGTAGCAATAGATAGTATTGCCATAACTATGGTCTCTTACACTATTACCATATCAATGGCTTTAATATTTGCACAAAAGCTTAATTATAAGATTAACTCAAATCAAGAACTCCTGGCTATG GGCTTGAGTAATATAGTAGGGTCCTTTTTTTCATGTATGCCCGTATCAGCGTCTTTAAGTAGATCCTTAATTCAGCAAACTGTTGGTGGTCGAACACAAATAGCTAGTCTCGTATCATGTGCAATATTATTAACAATACTTTTATGGATTGGTCCATTCTTTGAACCTTTACCAAGATGTGTTCTCGCATCGATTATTGTT GTAGCTTTGAAAGGAATGTTTCAACAAGCTAATCAGTTTATAAAATTTTTCAAATTGAGTAAATCTGATACGTTAATTTGGATTTCAACATTTTTGATGGTGGTAATAGTGAATATTGATATTGGTTTACTAGCTGGAATAATAATATCATTAGCAATTATTTTGTGGCAAAGTCTTAGACCTTATACCTGCCTATTAGGACAGCTACCAAATACTGATTTATATTTGGATATAAGTAGATGCAAAATG GCAATAGAAACTCCTGGAATAAAAATTTTTCATTATTGTGGAGCTTTAAACTTTGCAAACATTAGTCACTTCAAATCTGAGTTATACCATTTAATTGGAATAAATCCACAAAAAATTATAGACCAGAAAACCAAGTTAAGGGAAAGCGGGATTTACATGAACGCAGATGATTCAGAAGACAAGCAACAATTACAGTGTGTAATAATGGATATGAGTGCGTTAAGTTATATTGACTCTAGCGGTGTAATTGCTTTAAACTCAGTGAAAAGAGAATTTCAACAAATCGATGTACACTTCTATCTCGTAAGTTGTACAAGTCCTGTTTTTGAAACTATTAAAAAATGTGACATGTATTTACATGGAACACTCACATTTAAGATCTTTACAACTATACAGGATGCTAAAACGTATTTAGAAAAGAAACTTTATTTGTAA
- the LOC143428065 gene encoding uncharacterized protein LOC143428065 isoform X1: MELSHEILDTMNINSDKDVLEVLKHAITEENIILESETTEDSVETEIEEIIEIIEEIEEDKQESLQDNVELIKNKKLNAEVYAFDEDNAIFKTHSEEESEKKDQYHKNNSKQVIVYDVDKDWQDEDMEEEEEYELSFEDNSNVISNHVKKQKTGDKNYVNNHISRSESRDHTESLDKVEKPKLSQEFKNNVNNVESVDNNVSHEIVKNVENNLLYTVLGTKKQQSSTKTLQTDKLSDAHFIKMEQLDENTLSVGGTIYYEGDNIETLYVAQTVDDNEQYSYDATTIENEEQSWEASNSDTNQNQEKENIQDQIFLHEDEDGQLYYKDETGTLQPVYLAEGGHYAIAETNDDHDGKEPQAKTQQITRQEEEESCCSIPDSEPKSTHNSKQNSVVSTADLDNEDNTVTISLIISEDEHGQKRTQVIIPTTDNLKCDICNKSFKTSFQLLRHNRLKHAREEDITTRNFPCDLCPKRYPDQNSLTRHRKIHTGDRPFQCLECHKNFPTSTALRRHLTLHNSQSRPLPCIYCGRRFVDKASLVKHEQSHLAGDQRTHTCDVCHKSFLHATDLNLHKKYHDPDKKFDCEVCGREFNRLNNLQRHMMVHQQQGANEQILSCDVCGITYKFMSSLTRHMVTTHMNPEKLRQQAEEQRKKRENNYRRYLENRKMYETQHSGGYGTKRNYHNPRILSGSNDETA; the protein is encoded by the exons ATGGAATTATCACATGAAATATtggatacaatgaatattaatagtGACAAAGACGTGTTGGAAGTGCTGAAACATGCAATTACAGAAGAGAATATTATCCTTGAATCTGAAACTACAGAAGATTCTGTAGAAACGGAAATAGAAGAAATTATAGAAATAATAGAAGAAATAGAAGAAGACAAGCAAGAATCATTGCAAGACAATGTTGAacttataaaaaataaaaagcttAATGCGGAAGTTTATGCTTTCGACGAAGACAATGCCATCTTTAAGACACACTCTGAGGAAGAAAGCGAAAAGAAAGATCAATATCACAAAAATAATAGTAAGCAAGTTATAGTGTATGATGTAGACAAAGATTGGCAAGATGAAGATatggaagaagaagaggaatatGAACTGAGTTTCGAAGATAATTCTAATGTAATATCAAATCATGTGAAAAAGCAAAAAACTGGAGATAAAAACTATGTAAATAATCATATAAGTCGGTCAGAATCCAGAGATCATACAGAATCTTTAGATAAAGTTGAGAAACCCAAGTTAAGTCAAGAATTCAAGAATAATGTGAATAACGTTGAAAGTGTTGATAATAATGTAAGTCATGAAATTGTGAAAAATGTTGAGAACAATCTGTTATACACTGTCCTTGGTACAAAGAAGCAGCAAAGTTCTACAAAAACATTACAGACAGATAAACTGTCGGATGCCCATTTTATTAAG atGGAACAACTTGATGAAAATACTCTATCGGTTGGAGGTACAATTTATTATGAAGGAGATAACATAGAAACATTGTACGTTGCACAAACTGTGGATGATAATGAACAGTATTCTTATGATGCAACAACAATAGAAAACGAAGAACAATCATGGGAAGCAAGCAACTCGGATACCAATCAAAATcaggaaaaagaaaatattcAG GACCAAATATTTCTGCACGAAGACGAAGATGGTCAATTATATTACAAAGATGAAACTGGTACTTTGCAGCCTGTATATTTAGCTGAAGGTGGACATTATGCTATTGCAGAGACTAATGATGATCACGACGGTAAAGAACCACAAGCTAAAACTCAACAGATTACTAGACAAGAGGAAGAAGAATCTTGCTGCTCTATACCAGATAGCGAACCTAAATCCACTCATAACAGCAAACAG AATTCTGTAGTTTCTACTGCTGATCTCGATAACGAAGATAATACCGTGACTATATCTCTGATAATATCCGAAGATGAACACGGACAGAAGAGAACACAAGTTATTATACCAACAACAGATAACTTAAAGTGTGATATTTGTAACAAGAGTTTTAAAACATCGTTTCAATTACTTCGGCATAATAGATTGAAACACGCACGCGAGGAAGATATTACGACGAGAAACTTCCCATGTGATTTATGCCCTAAGAG ATATCCAGATCAGAATTCCTTAACTCGCCACAGAAAAATTCATACCGGTGACCGACCATTTCAATGCCTTGAGTGCCATAAAAACTTTCCAACATCCACCGCGCTACGTCGTCATTTGACACTTCATAATTCGCAATCTCGACCTCTCCCGTGCATATACTGCGGACGTCGCTTCGTAGATAAAGCTAGTCTGGTCAAACACGAGCAATCGCATTTGGCTGGTGATCAGCGTACCCACACATGCGACGTATGTCATAAGTCATTCTTACATGCAACTGATCTGAATCTACATAAAAAGTATCACGATCCTGATAAGAAATTTGACTGTGAGGTTTGTGGTCGAGAGTTCAACAGATTGAACAATTTGCAGAGACATATGATGGTACATCAACAA CAAGGGGCAAACGAACAGATACTTTCCTGCGACGTCTGTGGTATCACCTACAAATTTATGAGCTCATTGACAAGGCATATGGTGACGACACACATGAATCCAGAAAAGTTGAGACAACAAGCTGAGGAGCAACGAAAGAAGCGCGAAAACAATTATCGTCGTTACCTAGAAAATCGAAAAATGTATGAAACACAGCACTCGGGAGGATACGGGACGAAACGAAATTATCACAACCCCCGTATACTTAGCGGAAGTAACGATGAAACAGCTTGA
- the LOC143428065 gene encoding uncharacterized protein LOC143428065 isoform X2, with product MELSHEILDTMNINSDKDVLEVLKHAITEENIILESETTEDSVETEIEEIIEIIEEIEEDKQESLQDNVELIKNKKLNAEVYAFDEDNAIFKTHSEEESEKKDQYHKNNSKQVIVYDVDKDWQDEDMEEEEEYELSFEDNSNVISNHVKKQKTGDKNYVNNHISRSESRDHTESLDKVEKPKLSQEFKNNVNNVESVDNNVSHEIVKNVENNLLYTVLGTKKQQSSTKTLQTDKLSDAHFIKMEQLDENTLSVGGTIYYEGDNIETLYVAQTVDDNEQYSYDATTIENEEQSWEASNSDTNQNQEKENIQDQIFLHEDEDGQLYYKDETGTLQPVYLAEGGHYAIAETNDDHDGKEPQAKTQQITRQEEEESCCSIPDSEPKSTHNSKQNSVVSTADLDNEDNTVTISLIISEDEHGQKRTQVIIPTTDNLKCDICNKSFKTSFQLLRHNRLKHAREEDITTRNFPCDLCPKRYPDQNSLTRHRKIHTGDRPFQCLECHKNFPTSTALRRHLTLHNSQSRPLPCIYCGRRFVDKASLVKHEQSHLAGDQRTHTCDVCHKSFLHATDLNLHKKYHDPDKKFDCEQGANEQILSCDVCGITYKFMSSLTRHMVTTHMNPEKLRQQAEEQRKKRENNYRRYLENRKMYETQHSGGYGTKRNYHNPRILSGSNDETA from the exons ATGGAATTATCACATGAAATATtggatacaatgaatattaatagtGACAAAGACGTGTTGGAAGTGCTGAAACATGCAATTACAGAAGAGAATATTATCCTTGAATCTGAAACTACAGAAGATTCTGTAGAAACGGAAATAGAAGAAATTATAGAAATAATAGAAGAAATAGAAGAAGACAAGCAAGAATCATTGCAAGACAATGTTGAacttataaaaaataaaaagcttAATGCGGAAGTTTATGCTTTCGACGAAGACAATGCCATCTTTAAGACACACTCTGAGGAAGAAAGCGAAAAGAAAGATCAATATCACAAAAATAATAGTAAGCAAGTTATAGTGTATGATGTAGACAAAGATTGGCAAGATGAAGATatggaagaagaagaggaatatGAACTGAGTTTCGAAGATAATTCTAATGTAATATCAAATCATGTGAAAAAGCAAAAAACTGGAGATAAAAACTATGTAAATAATCATATAAGTCGGTCAGAATCCAGAGATCATACAGAATCTTTAGATAAAGTTGAGAAACCCAAGTTAAGTCAAGAATTCAAGAATAATGTGAATAACGTTGAAAGTGTTGATAATAATGTAAGTCATGAAATTGTGAAAAATGTTGAGAACAATCTGTTATACACTGTCCTTGGTACAAAGAAGCAGCAAAGTTCTACAAAAACATTACAGACAGATAAACTGTCGGATGCCCATTTTATTAAG atGGAACAACTTGATGAAAATACTCTATCGGTTGGAGGTACAATTTATTATGAAGGAGATAACATAGAAACATTGTACGTTGCACAAACTGTGGATGATAATGAACAGTATTCTTATGATGCAACAACAATAGAAAACGAAGAACAATCATGGGAAGCAAGCAACTCGGATACCAATCAAAATcaggaaaaagaaaatattcAG GACCAAATATTTCTGCACGAAGACGAAGATGGTCAATTATATTACAAAGATGAAACTGGTACTTTGCAGCCTGTATATTTAGCTGAAGGTGGACATTATGCTATTGCAGAGACTAATGATGATCACGACGGTAAAGAACCACAAGCTAAAACTCAACAGATTACTAGACAAGAGGAAGAAGAATCTTGCTGCTCTATACCAGATAGCGAACCTAAATCCACTCATAACAGCAAACAG AATTCTGTAGTTTCTACTGCTGATCTCGATAACGAAGATAATACCGTGACTATATCTCTGATAATATCCGAAGATGAACACGGACAGAAGAGAACACAAGTTATTATACCAACAACAGATAACTTAAAGTGTGATATTTGTAACAAGAGTTTTAAAACATCGTTTCAATTACTTCGGCATAATAGATTGAAACACGCACGCGAGGAAGATATTACGACGAGAAACTTCCCATGTGATTTATGCCCTAAGAG ATATCCAGATCAGAATTCCTTAACTCGCCACAGAAAAATTCATACCGGTGACCGACCATTTCAATGCCTTGAGTGCCATAAAAACTTTCCAACATCCACCGCGCTACGTCGTCATTTGACACTTCATAATTCGCAATCTCGACCTCTCCCGTGCATATACTGCGGACGTCGCTTCGTAGATAAAGCTAGTCTGGTCAAACACGAGCAATCGCATTTGGCTGGTGATCAGCGTACCCACACATGCGACGTATGTCATAAGTCATTCTTACATGCAACTGATCTGAATCTACATAAAAAGTATCACGATCCTGATAAGAAATTTGACTGTGAG CAAGGGGCAAACGAACAGATACTTTCCTGCGACGTCTGTGGTATCACCTACAAATTTATGAGCTCATTGACAAGGCATATGGTGACGACACACATGAATCCAGAAAAGTTGAGACAACAAGCTGAGGAGCAACGAAAGAAGCGCGAAAACAATTATCGTCGTTACCTAGAAAATCGAAAAATGTATGAAACACAGCACTCGGGAGGATACGGGACGAAACGAAATTATCACAACCCCCGTATACTTAGCGGAAGTAACGATGAAACAGCTTGA
- the LOC143428065 gene encoding uncharacterized protein LOC143428065 isoform X3 has protein sequence MELSHEILDTMNINSDKDVLEVLKHAITEENIILESETTEDSVETEIEEIIEIIEEIEEDKQESLQDNVELIKNKKLNAEVYAFDEDNAIFKTHSEEESEKKDQYHKNNSKQVIVYDVDKDWQDEDMEEEEEYELSFEDNSNVISNHVKKQKTGDKNYVNNHISRSESRDHTESLDKVEKPKLSQEFKNNVNNVESVDNNVSHEIVKNVENNLLYTVLGTKKQQSSTKTLQTDKLSDAHFIKMEQLDENTLSVGGTIYYEGDNIETLYVAQTVDDNEQYSYDATTIENEEQSWEASNSDTNQNQEKENIQDQIFLHEDEDGQLYYKDETGTLQPVYLAEGGHYAIAETNDDHDGKEPQAKTQQITRQEEEESCCSIPDSEPKSTHNSKQNSVVSTADLDNEDNTVTISLIISEDEHGQKRTQVIIPTTDNLKCDICNKSFKTSFQLLRHNRLKHAREEDITTRNFPCDLCPKRYPDQNSLTRHRKIHTGDRPFQCLECHKNFPTSTALRRHLTLHNSQSRPLPCIYCGRRFVDKASLVKHEQSHLAGDQRTHTCDQGANEQILSCDVCGITYKFMSSLTRHMVTTHMNPEKLRQQAEEQRKKRENNYRRYLENRKMYETQHSGGYGTKRNYHNPRILSGSNDETA, from the exons ATGGAATTATCACATGAAATATtggatacaatgaatattaatagtGACAAAGACGTGTTGGAAGTGCTGAAACATGCAATTACAGAAGAGAATATTATCCTTGAATCTGAAACTACAGAAGATTCTGTAGAAACGGAAATAGAAGAAATTATAGAAATAATAGAAGAAATAGAAGAAGACAAGCAAGAATCATTGCAAGACAATGTTGAacttataaaaaataaaaagcttAATGCGGAAGTTTATGCTTTCGACGAAGACAATGCCATCTTTAAGACACACTCTGAGGAAGAAAGCGAAAAGAAAGATCAATATCACAAAAATAATAGTAAGCAAGTTATAGTGTATGATGTAGACAAAGATTGGCAAGATGAAGATatggaagaagaagaggaatatGAACTGAGTTTCGAAGATAATTCTAATGTAATATCAAATCATGTGAAAAAGCAAAAAACTGGAGATAAAAACTATGTAAATAATCATATAAGTCGGTCAGAATCCAGAGATCATACAGAATCTTTAGATAAAGTTGAGAAACCCAAGTTAAGTCAAGAATTCAAGAATAATGTGAATAACGTTGAAAGTGTTGATAATAATGTAAGTCATGAAATTGTGAAAAATGTTGAGAACAATCTGTTATACACTGTCCTTGGTACAAAGAAGCAGCAAAGTTCTACAAAAACATTACAGACAGATAAACTGTCGGATGCCCATTTTATTAAG atGGAACAACTTGATGAAAATACTCTATCGGTTGGAGGTACAATTTATTATGAAGGAGATAACATAGAAACATTGTACGTTGCACAAACTGTGGATGATAATGAACAGTATTCTTATGATGCAACAACAATAGAAAACGAAGAACAATCATGGGAAGCAAGCAACTCGGATACCAATCAAAATcaggaaaaagaaaatattcAG GACCAAATATTTCTGCACGAAGACGAAGATGGTCAATTATATTACAAAGATGAAACTGGTACTTTGCAGCCTGTATATTTAGCTGAAGGTGGACATTATGCTATTGCAGAGACTAATGATGATCACGACGGTAAAGAACCACAAGCTAAAACTCAACAGATTACTAGACAAGAGGAAGAAGAATCTTGCTGCTCTATACCAGATAGCGAACCTAAATCCACTCATAACAGCAAACAG AATTCTGTAGTTTCTACTGCTGATCTCGATAACGAAGATAATACCGTGACTATATCTCTGATAATATCCGAAGATGAACACGGACAGAAGAGAACACAAGTTATTATACCAACAACAGATAACTTAAAGTGTGATATTTGTAACAAGAGTTTTAAAACATCGTTTCAATTACTTCGGCATAATAGATTGAAACACGCACGCGAGGAAGATATTACGACGAGAAACTTCCCATGTGATTTATGCCCTAAGAG ATATCCAGATCAGAATTCCTTAACTCGCCACAGAAAAATTCATACCGGTGACCGACCATTTCAATGCCTTGAGTGCCATAAAAACTTTCCAACATCCACCGCGCTACGTCGTCATTTGACACTTCATAATTCGCAATCTCGACCTCTCCCGTGCATATACTGCGGACGTCGCTTCGTAGATAAAGCTAGTCTGGTCAAACACGAGCAATCGCATTTGGCTGGTGATCAGCGTACCCACACATGCGAC CAAGGGGCAAACGAACAGATACTTTCCTGCGACGTCTGTGGTATCACCTACAAATTTATGAGCTCATTGACAAGGCATATGGTGACGACACACATGAATCCAGAAAAGTTGAGACAACAAGCTGAGGAGCAACGAAAGAAGCGCGAAAACAATTATCGTCGTTACCTAGAAAATCGAAAAATGTATGAAACACAGCACTCGGGAGGATACGGGACGAAACGAAATTATCACAACCCCCGTATACTTAGCGGAAGTAACGATGAAACAGCTTGA